The Mesorhizobium koreense genome includes a window with the following:
- a CDS encoding polysaccharide biosynthesis/export family protein, translating to MTMPVAFPWSRRKSPSKKFWLGVVAVLLLLTGLSPSAGAEEYLLGPQDKIRLKVYEWRASRDDIFEWKALNDEFTVGPDGMVSLPFAGAVRAEGRTAIELGEQIGERLKEHMQLSNAPDTSVEIILFRPVYVVGAVAQPGQFPYAPDMTVLQAVTLAGGLRDREEGVTGMVRDMLTEKGDVDVIGLNALSLLARKARLQAEHSGADHIQFPPELTSRADNGPAAEVMRQEQAIFKARREGLENQTKALESLRQTLNDELGSLQGQLGFHDKQISLIEKELTGVSSLVDKGIVAAPRQISLERELAQFQSTRLAAETSLLRSRQEISRTDISILDLKNRYDNEVVVSLRDTQSQLDELASKMKTATALLQSSSMAVPKLLAMRAAGAKPEPIFTIVRPGKGGKESEIQAEEGTALVPGDTVKVDIKPVLGPDDFDLSLIGPNNSAGQSKKADNGLAAATSTQ from the coding sequence ATGACGATGCCTGTCGCGTTCCCGTGGTCACGCCGGAAGTCGCCCTCGAAGAAGTTCTGGCTCGGTGTGGTGGCCGTGCTTCTTCTCCTGACCGGCCTTTCGCCGTCGGCCGGGGCGGAGGAATATCTGCTCGGACCTCAGGACAAGATCAGGCTCAAGGTCTACGAGTGGCGTGCCTCGCGCGACGATATCTTCGAATGGAAGGCGCTCAACGACGAATTCACCGTCGGCCCCGATGGCATGGTGTCTCTCCCGTTCGCCGGTGCGGTCCGCGCCGAGGGTCGCACGGCGATCGAACTGGGAGAGCAGATCGGCGAACGCCTCAAGGAGCATATGCAGCTCAGCAATGCACCGGATACATCCGTCGAAATCATTCTCTTCCGGCCGGTCTATGTCGTAGGCGCCGTCGCCCAGCCCGGCCAGTTTCCCTACGCACCCGATATGACTGTCCTCCAGGCAGTCACGCTCGCCGGCGGCTTGCGCGATCGTGAAGAAGGCGTCACGGGCATGGTACGCGATATGCTGACCGAGAAGGGCGACGTCGACGTGATCGGCCTCAACGCGCTGAGCCTGCTTGCGCGCAAGGCGCGTCTGCAAGCCGAGCATTCCGGCGCCGATCATATCCAGTTTCCGCCGGAGCTGACCTCGCGCGCGGACAACGGCCCCGCCGCCGAGGTGATGCGGCAGGAGCAGGCCATCTTCAAGGCACGCCGGGAGGGTCTGGAGAACCAGACCAAGGCGCTGGAGAGCCTGCGGCAGACGCTCAACGATGAACTGGGGTCGCTCCAGGGCCAGCTTGGCTTCCACGACAAGCAGATCAGTCTCATCGAGAAGGAACTGACCGGGGTATCCTCGCTCGTCGACAAGGGGATCGTCGCTGCTCCGCGCCAGATTTCGTTGGAGAGGGAACTGGCGCAGTTCCAGAGTACCCGCCTAGCCGCCGAAACAAGCCTCCTGAGATCACGGCAGGAGATAAGCCGTACCGACATCTCCATCCTCGACCTGAAGAACCGCTACGACAACGAAGTGGTCGTCTCGCTCCGAGATACGCAGTCCCAATTGGACGAACTGGCGAGCAAGATGAAGACGGCGACGGCGCTGCTGCAAAGCTCCAGTATGGCGGTGCCGAAACTGCTCGCCATGCGCGCGGCCGGAGCAAAACCCGAGCCTATCTTCACTATCGTCCGGCCTGGAAAGGGCGGTAAGGAATCCGAGATCCAGGCGGAGGAGGGGACGGCACTCGTCCCCGGCGATACGGTGAAGGTGGATATCAAGCCGGTTCTCGGGCCGGACGATTTCGACCTGTCCCTTATCGGCCCAAACAACTCCGCCGGGCAATCGAAGAAGGCTGACAATGGATTGGCGGCGGCCACTTCCACCCAGTGA
- a CDS encoding assimilatory sulfite reductase (NADPH) flavoprotein subunit, protein MPEPLERGWIFRPAEGIARAYFGTMTALDFSGPGLSEEQWRQVKTLATSLGSEQAVWLSGYFAGFAEGGRGIAVEALRGSVPLGPVVAAPTTPSVRTLTILYGSETGNSAALAKALAEAARAKGVEPIVADMADYKPRRLKDEQDLLIITSTHGEGEPPLSAAGFFEFVEGRKAPRLEGVRYSILALGDSTYEFFCGAGKRLDDRLAELGATRIRDRVDCDIDYEDPSADWISSIAEKLGPAAATPSLASSIVVGHPAAPVAAAFDKRNPFLAPVIDNLVLTGRGSSKETRHVELSLEGSGLSFEPGDALGLTPRNDPVLVETLLQALNLGPDANVSVKDRTLPFGDALAEAFEITAATPRFLDHWAELTKSNELESLRGEDAREARVAFLGANHVIDIVRRFPVAGIDAQTFLAGLRPLQPRLYSIASSAAAAPDEVHLTVSTVRYDLNGEPRSGVASGHLAARAEPDSTLPVYVQANPHFRLPDDDKPIIMIGAGTGVAPYRAFLQEREMRGAGGKAWLFFGERNFDSDFLYQTEWQDFLKEDVLSRMNVAFSRDRAEKIYVQHRLLEEARDVYAWLEDGAHIYVCGDGAKLAPDVHAALATVVREQGRLGEDGAGEYLSAMQADHRYQIDVY, encoded by the coding sequence TTGCCAGAACCGCTTGAGCGAGGCTGGATTTTCCGGCCGGCGGAAGGTATCGCGAGAGCGTATTTCGGCACCATGACAGCACTCGATTTCAGCGGACCCGGCCTGTCGGAAGAGCAGTGGCGCCAGGTCAAGACGCTCGCGACCTCGCTCGGGTCGGAGCAGGCGGTCTGGTTGAGTGGTTATTTTGCCGGTTTCGCCGAAGGCGGGCGCGGCATCGCCGTCGAAGCGCTTCGTGGCAGCGTCCCGCTTGGGCCGGTCGTCGCCGCTCCCACTACTCCTTCGGTCCGCACGCTGACCATCCTGTATGGCTCCGAGACGGGGAACAGCGCGGCCCTGGCGAAAGCGCTGGCCGAGGCCGCCCGCGCCAAAGGTGTCGAGCCGATTGTCGCCGACATGGCCGATTACAAGCCGCGCAGGCTGAAGGACGAGCAGGATCTGCTCATCATCACCTCGACGCATGGCGAGGGCGAACCGCCGCTTTCAGCCGCCGGCTTCTTCGAGTTCGTCGAAGGCCGTAAGGCGCCGCGCCTGGAAGGCGTGCGCTATTCGATTCTGGCGCTAGGCGATTCCACCTATGAATTCTTCTGCGGCGCCGGCAAGCGACTGGACGACCGGCTGGCGGAACTCGGTGCGACACGCATCCGCGACCGTGTCGATTGCGATATCGACTATGAGGACCCGTCCGCCGACTGGATTTCGTCGATCGCGGAAAAGCTTGGTCCGGCTGCGGCGACGCCGTCGCTCGCCAGTTCCATCGTGGTCGGGCATCCCGCCGCGCCGGTGGCCGCCGCCTTCGACAAGCGTAATCCCTTCCTCGCACCCGTTATCGACAATCTCGTACTCACCGGTCGCGGATCGAGCAAGGAGACGCGGCATGTCGAATTGTCGCTCGAAGGGTCCGGGCTTTCCTTCGAGCCGGGCGATGCGCTCGGCCTGACCCCGCGCAACGACCCCGTACTTGTCGAGACACTGCTTCAGGCATTGAATCTGGGGCCCGATGCAAACGTCTCGGTCAAGGACCGAACGCTGCCATTCGGCGATGCGCTGGCCGAAGCGTTCGAGATCACGGCCGCGACCCCGCGCTTCCTGGATCATTGGGCCGAACTGACAAAGTCGAATGAACTCGAATCCCTGCGTGGCGAAGACGCGCGCGAGGCGCGCGTCGCCTTCCTCGGCGCCAACCATGTCATCGACATCGTGCGCCGCTTTCCCGTGGCGGGCATCGACGCGCAGACCTTTCTCGCCGGGCTGCGCCCGCTGCAGCCGCGGCTCTATTCGATTGCGTCGAGCGCCGCTGCCGCCCCTGACGAGGTGCATCTGACCGTTTCTACCGTGCGTTACGATCTGAACGGCGAGCCGCGTTCCGGCGTGGCCTCGGGCCATCTTGCAGCGCGCGCCGAGCCGGACTCGACATTGCCAGTCTATGTGCAGGCAAACCCGCATTTCCGTCTGCCCGACGACGACAAGCCCATCATAATGATCGGCGCGGGCACAGGCGTCGCGCCCTACCGGGCCTTCCTGCAGGAACGCGAGATGCGCGGCGCCGGCGGCAAGGCCTGGCTCTTCTTCGGCGAGCGTAATTTCGACAGCGACTTCCTCTACCAGACCGAATGGCAGGATTTTCTCAAGGAGGACGTGTTGTCGCGCATGAATGTCGCCTTCTCGCGCGACCGTGCCGAGAAGATCTATGTCCAGCATCGGCTTCTGGAAGAGGCGCGCGATGTCTATGCGTGGCTGGAGGACGGCGCGCATATCTATGTCTGTGGCGATGGTGCCAAGCTCGCGCCGGACGTCCATGCGGCGCTCGCGACGGTTGTCCGTGAGCAGGGTCGGCTCGGCGAGGACGGCGCAGGCGAATATCTCTCCGCCA
- a CDS encoding GumC family protein: MLERTWPASMAQSPLQRERDSGFTSFADILAFVRASALPIGLFVVFGLLLAQLYVATTEPTYTASAEVLITPKLPASLQLQPSEINLSLDTAQIESQIVVLQSEKIAKRVIDKLDLVHDADFTQTDTVASRLVVLEHMIRQALGLKEEAGKLWFHEDPAADPTDNSSQAEFVRARRTMDTFMKNLDVHRVGVSYALEIGFRSRDPEQAAEIANATADAYMREQLDTRVDDTENGLQWLEDRIEHIRVQMNDAAIAAQTFRSRHDYAIGARAPSSEDSPTADEGKGKGVTLDELEATAESYKKMYESFLQAFTTSANQRPSPDARVITQATSPLAPSGPRKKLILAFGAVSGIMLGLGLAFLRNLLDDTIRSPKQLREEFGLECLGELPAVPRRSGGFGCFDEALHAPGSPFARSIKGIKAAIGIASLDRPIRFVGVASVSPDEGKSMLAGNLAALWAKSGARTLLIDADTEHSVISGEIPHDAGKDGKTAEWAGAIGPGPNHAFDILPNYIVEKHDLLGAGNAQKTFAALDRYEMVIVDLPPFTSGSHGLAASSQLDGVIVTVGWGKTSQNVAAELIHALFMAKASVLGVVLTRVRKSSNARFRVMPGKRLSRK; the protein is encoded by the coding sequence ATGCTAGAGCGTACATGGCCGGCCAGCATGGCGCAGTCCCCCTTGCAGCGGGAACGGGACAGCGGCTTCACGAGCTTCGCCGATATCCTCGCATTTGTAAGGGCAAGCGCGCTTCCGATCGGCCTCTTCGTCGTGTTCGGGCTTCTTCTGGCACAGCTTTACGTGGCGACGACGGAGCCCACCTACACTGCAAGTGCCGAAGTCCTGATAACGCCGAAACTGCCGGCCTCGCTTCAATTGCAGCCTTCCGAGATAAACCTCTCGCTCGATACGGCCCAGATCGAGAGCCAGATCGTCGTGCTCCAGTCGGAAAAGATCGCCAAGCGGGTGATAGACAAGCTCGATCTTGTCCATGATGCCGACTTTACCCAGACCGATACCGTCGCCAGCCGTCTCGTTGTCCTTGAGCATATGATCCGGCAGGCGCTCGGCCTGAAAGAGGAAGCGGGGAAGCTGTGGTTTCACGAGGACCCCGCAGCCGATCCGACCGACAATTCTTCGCAGGCCGAATTCGTGCGCGCCCGGCGGACGATGGATACTTTCATGAAGAACCTCGACGTGCACAGGGTTGGCGTCTCCTATGCGCTGGAGATCGGTTTCCGCTCGCGCGATCCCGAACAGGCCGCCGAGATCGCGAATGCGACCGCTGACGCCTATATGCGCGAACAGCTCGATACGCGGGTAGATGACACGGAAAACGGCCTTCAATGGCTGGAGGATCGGATCGAGCATATCCGCGTTCAGATGAACGATGCGGCGATAGCCGCGCAGACGTTCCGCTCCCGGCACGACTATGCGATTGGCGCGCGAGCGCCCTCGTCGGAGGACAGCCCGACTGCGGACGAGGGCAAGGGGAAAGGCGTCACGCTCGATGAACTGGAAGCAACAGCCGAATCGTACAAGAAGATGTACGAAAGCTTCCTGCAGGCATTTACGACCTCGGCCAATCAGCGTCCGTCTCCGGATGCCCGCGTGATCACTCAGGCGACAAGCCCCCTTGCCCCCAGCGGCCCCCGCAAGAAGCTCATCCTGGCGTTCGGAGCGGTCAGTGGCATCATGCTGGGCTTGGGACTCGCCTTCTTGCGCAACCTGCTCGACGATACGATCCGCTCGCCGAAGCAGTTGCGCGAGGAATTCGGGCTGGAATGCCTGGGCGAGCTTCCCGCCGTGCCGCGCCGTTCGGGCGGGTTCGGTTGTTTCGACGAGGCGCTGCATGCTCCCGGCTCCCCGTTCGCCCGCAGTATCAAGGGTATAAAGGCGGCCATCGGCATTGCCTCGCTCGACCGGCCGATCCGCTTTGTCGGAGTGGCCTCGGTTTCGCCCGATGAAGGCAAGAGCATGCTGGCCGGCAATCTGGCGGCGCTATGGGCTAAGTCGGGCGCGCGTACCTTGCTGATCGACGCCGATACGGAACATTCCGTCATTTCAGGGGAAATCCCGCATGACGCCGGGAAGGATGGCAAGACCGCGGAATGGGCAGGCGCGATCGGGCCCGGTCCGAATCATGCCTTCGATATCCTGCCGAATTATATCGTGGAAAAGCACGATCTGCTTGGCGCCGGGAACGCCCAGAAGACGTTCGCCGCGCTCGATCGTTACGAGATGGTGATTGTGGATCTGCCGCCCTTCACGTCCGGAAGCCACGGCCTGGCGGCGTCCTCGCAACTGGACGGTGTGATCGTGACGGTCGGCTGGGGGAAGACCTCGCAGAACGTGGCGGCGGAACTGATCCATGCTCTTTTCATGGCAAAGGCATCCGTCCTTGGAGTGGTGCTGACGAGGGTCCGCAAATCCTCCAATGCGCGATTTCGCGTCATGCCCGGCAAACGTCTTTCCAGAAAATGA
- a CDS encoding glycosyltransferase family 2 protein, which produces MTLKKAEARKKSGKSPARLVVIIPTLGRGGLVTRLLAHLEGQSRLPDEVILSAPDETHIEALRSYLFPVRTIFGKTGLAAQRNNALRSVLGRFGIITFFDDDFIPADDYLESVGRAFDQHQDWVVVMGRVARDGACTAGLDWEEGLFALHVPERNPPTGVADHVGAYGCNMSIRAGAIGDLRFDERLPLYGWQEDIDFTSQLRSRGHVVRVNAIRGVHLGAKSGRINGMRFGYSQVANPLYLIRKGTVPARFAMRLMLRNIAANLGRSFWPETYIDRRGRLYGNLLAIFHLLAGRIEPEYILRMPK; this is translated from the coding sequence TTGACGTTGAAGAAAGCGGAAGCACGGAAGAAGTCGGGGAAGTCTCCCGCAAGGCTTGTCGTGATCATACCCACGCTCGGGCGGGGCGGCCTTGTCACGCGGCTCCTGGCGCATCTCGAAGGGCAATCCCGTCTGCCGGACGAGGTCATCCTTTCCGCGCCGGACGAGACGCATATCGAGGCGCTGCGCTCATATCTGTTCCCCGTCAGAACGATCTTCGGCAAGACCGGGCTTGCCGCGCAACGCAACAATGCGCTTCGTTCGGTATTGGGCAGGTTCGGGATCATTACCTTTTTCGACGACGATTTCATCCCGGCCGACGACTATCTGGAAAGCGTCGGACGGGCTTTCGATCAACATCAGGACTGGGTGGTCGTAATGGGGCGTGTCGCCCGGGACGGCGCCTGCACGGCCGGGCTCGACTGGGAGGAAGGGCTCTTCGCCCTGCACGTACCGGAAAGGAATCCGCCGACCGGCGTAGCCGATCATGTCGGCGCCTATGGCTGCAACATGTCGATCCGCGCTGGCGCCATCGGAGACCTTCGCTTCGACGAGCGGCTTCCGCTCTACGGTTGGCAGGAAGACATCGATTTCACCAGCCAGTTGCGGAGCCGCGGGCACGTCGTTCGCGTCAATGCGATCCGCGGCGTCCATTTGGGTGCCAAATCAGGCAGGATCAACGGCATGCGCTTCGGCTACTCGCAGGTGGCCAATCCGCTCTATCTCATCCGTAAAGGCACGGTTCCGGCGCGGTTTGCGATGCGACTGATGCTCCGCAACATCGCCGCCAATCTCGGCCGCAGCTTCTGGCCGGAAACATACATCGACCGTCGCGGCCGACTTTACGGCAATCTCCTCGCCATCTTCCATCTGCTGGCCGGCCGCATCGAGCCCGAATACATATTGAGGATGCCCAAATGA